From the Phorcysia thermohydrogeniphila genome, the window CTCAACAACGCAGATGGAGGTTTTGTCCCTTTCTGGGTCACTACAAACGGCACATAGAGCATCTTCGGCAGGAAGCCCGCACTCCGAACAGGGTTTTACCCTCTCAAGCTCTCGGAGGGCGTTAAGGATTAACCTCCTCTTCTCACCGTCCAGCCGTGAAAGCTGTAAAACAGCTCTCTCGGCAGCCCTCTCACTTATCCCCGGAACCTCTGAAAGAAACTGTATTAAGTACTCAAGGTTTTCCGGGTAAATCAAAAAAGACCTCCCAAGTCTATTCCAAGACCACCTGTTAGTTTCTCCATTTCCCTTCCGAGGGTGTCTCTGGCCTCTTTTAAAGCCTGATTAACTGCAATGACAATTAAGTCCTGAATCATTTCCCTGTCGCCGGAATCTATCAGCTCTTGGGATATCTCAACAGAGATAACCTCCCCAGAGCCCTTAGCAACAACCTTTACAGCACCTCCACCGGCAGTTCCGGTAAACTCCCGGTTCTCAATCTCCTCCTTGAGCTTTACAGCCTGCATCTGTAGCTGTTTGGCCATCTTCATTAGCTGGTTCAGGTTTCCCATTCCGCCTTTAAACATTTAGAGTCCTCCAGAGTTCAAAGGTCGCCCTTTATTGTAAAAAATTTGTAAAAGATGCACAAGGAATAATTTCTGCCTATTATTAATTTCATGATGGAGAGAATGGAGTTAGAGAAGGAAAAAGTAGCCATAATTGCCGTAAAAAGGCCAAAAGAAGAAATAGATGTAGAGGAACTAAAGGGCTTAGTAGAAGCCCTCGGTGGTGAAGTTGTCCAGACGGTCATCCAGAAAAGAAGGGCTTTCTCACCTTCAACCTACATAGGTAAAGGTAAAACTGCCGAGATAGACACGGAAAATGCTACGCTCATCGTCGCCTACCATCCCCTCTCATACTCCCAGAAGAGAAACCTTGAAGAGCTCACAGGGTTACCTGTAATAGACCGAACAGAGGTTATCTTAGAGATATTCGCAAGGAGGGCAAGGACAAAGGAAGCAAAGTTACAGGTTGAGCTCGCAAAGGCCTACTACCAGCTCTCACACCTAAGGGGAAAAGGTAAGGAGCTCTCCCGTCTTGGAGGTGGAGTCGGAACGAGGGGTCCCGGTGAGACGAAGACGGAAGTAGAAGCAAGGGCTATAAGGAGAAAGATTCACAAACTAAAGGAAGAGCTTGAGGAGGTCATAAAAAGACAAGAACTAATAAGGGAAAGCAGGAAGAGAAAGAACTTTAAAACCGTTGCAGTAGTTGGATACACGAACGTAGGAAAGTCAACCCTCGTTAAAGCCCTAACGAGGAAGGATGTCTTTATAAAGGACATTCCATTTGCCACCCTTGACGTTAAAACGGGCTCCCTTTACCTTGACGGTGAAACGGTTCTCATCTCAGATACTGTTGGTTTCATCCGAAACCTTCCCCACGAGCTCGTAGCCTCATTTAGGGCAACCCTCGGAGAGGTAAAGGAGGCCGACCTACTTCTCATAGTCTTTGACATCTCATCGGAAAAACTTGAAGAGGAGTTAAGGTCTGTTGAGCAGGTTCTCAAAAAGTTAAAGAGCTGGGATAAACCCAAAATTTTCGTGGCTAACAAAATAGACAAGGTAACTGATTCTTACGAGAAAGCGGAGAAGCTCTACGAGCTCGTCGCCGGAAAGCTCCCAGAAACCGAATCTTCCGTAGTTTTCATCTCTGCCAAAAAAGGCTGGGGACTTGATAAATTAAAGGAAGAGATAAGAAAAAAACTGCCATCTTATGTTCAGTAATTTTTTACTTCTTCTCTTTTCCAGAAGAATCCCTCTTCTCTATAGCTAATCTTGCTCTTTCAGGAAGCTTACCATACAGTTCCTCTATTTTCCTTGGTTGAGTTATCATAACTTCTACTATCATATTAATCAGCTCAAACAATGCTAAAGCAGTTTCCTCGTCATCTCTTAAGTCAATTTCCCCGGGG encodes:
- a CDS encoding YbaB/EbfC family nucleoid-associated protein — translated: MFKGGMGNLNQLMKMAKQLQMQAVKLKEEIENREFTGTAGGGAVKVVAKGSGEVISVEISQELIDSGDREMIQDLIVIAVNQALKEARDTLGREMEKLTGGLGIDLGGLF
- the hflX gene encoding GTPase HflX; the protein is MELEKEKVAIIAVKRPKEEIDVEELKGLVEALGGEVVQTVIQKRRAFSPSTYIGKGKTAEIDTENATLIVAYHPLSYSQKRNLEELTGLPVIDRTEVILEIFARRARTKEAKLQVELAKAYYQLSHLRGKGKELSRLGGGVGTRGPGETKTEVEARAIRRKIHKLKEELEEVIKRQELIRESRKRKNFKTVAVVGYTNVGKSTLVKALTRKDVFIKDIPFATLDVKTGSLYLDGETVLISDTVGFIRNLPHELVASFRATLGEVKEADLLLIVFDISSEKLEEELRSVEQVLKKLKSWDKPKIFVANKIDKVTDSYEKAEKLYELVAGKLPETESSVVFISAKKGWGLDKLKEEIRKKLPSYVQ